From a region of the Myroides sp. JBRI-B21084 genome:
- a CDS encoding putative quinol monooxygenase — translation MRYVVIVAYRVFPDKREDFFNLVRNEADALVQNELGTLHVTNMMDQVDPNKFLNLKIFESKAAYAEHLQGAILKAFLQAADAFIMEGPTVIFEGVHMYSCDDYTLEQKSGEDMTAYFKR, via the coding sequence ATGAGATACGTTGTAATAGTTGCTTATCGTGTTTTTCCAGACAAGCGCGAAGATTTTTTTAATTTAGTAAGAAACGAAGCCGATGCTTTGGTGCAAAACGAATTGGGTACTTTGCATGTAACCAATATGATGGATCAAGTGGATCCAAATAAATTTTTAAACTTGAAAATATTTGAATCGAAAGCTGCTTATGCCGAACATTTACAAGGCGCAATTTTAAAAGCGTTTTTGCAAGCTGCAGATGCTTTTATAATGGAAGGTCCAACGGTTATTTTTGAAGGTGTACACATGTATTCGTGCGATGATTATACCTTAGAACAAAAAAGTGGCGAAGATATGACCGCCTATTTTAAAAGATAG
- a CDS encoding MerR family transcriptional regulator produces the protein MQIELPEKRYYSIGEIAKAFGVNASLIRFWEKEFDVLKPKKNAKGNRMFTPEDLKNLKTIYHLVKEKGFTLEGAKDFLKNSKKPSLNTVEIIEKLQLIKKQLINIKNEL, from the coding sequence ATGCAGATTGAGTTACCTGAAAAAAGATATTACAGCATAGGCGAAATTGCAAAAGCATTTGGCGTAAACGCCTCGTTGATACGTTTTTGGGAAAAAGAATTTGATGTTTTAAAGCCTAAAAAAAACGCTAAAGGCAACCGAATGTTTACACCCGAAGATTTAAAAAACCTAAAAACTATTTATCATTTGGTTAAAGAAAAAGGGTTTACACTAGAAGGTGCCAAAGATTTTTTAAAAAACAGCAAAAAACCTTCACTAAACACAGTTGAAATTATTGAAAAATTACAGCTTATAAAAAAACAATTAATAAATATTAAAAACGAACTTTAA
- a CDS encoding TPM domain-containing protein: protein MSITEDFLSTTEEQEIVAAIVLAEKETSGEIRVHIEDHSNLPVLERAQQVFKMLNMHKTSARNGVLFYVGVKDRHFAIIGDNGIDAVVPYDFWEATKKKVLDHFKTNQYKQGLIAGILHTGKQLKYFFPYQGANDINELPNEISRG from the coding sequence ATGTCAATAACCGAAGATTTTTTAAGTACCACTGAAGAACAAGAAATTGTTGCTGCTATTGTTTTAGCCGAAAAAGAAACATCGGGCGAGATTCGCGTACACATTGAAGACCATTCAAATTTACCTGTATTAGAACGCGCACAACAAGTTTTTAAAATGTTAAATATGCACAAAACAAGCGCCCGAAACGGCGTTTTGTTTTATGTTGGTGTTAAAGACAGACATTTTGCAATAATTGGCGACAATGGTATAGACGCAGTTGTACCTTATGATTTTTGGGAAGCTACAAAGAAAAAAGTTTTAGATCATTTTAAAACAAACCAATACAAACAAGGTTTAATTGCCGGAATTTTACATACAGGCAAACAATTAAAATACTTTTTTCCGTACCAAGGCGCAAACGATATTAACGAATTACCTAACGAAATTTCACGAGGTTAA
- a CDS encoding GSCFA domain-containing protein translates to MQLQTIVPINQLTNKINYHSKIVSVGSCFAVNIAQKLTQFQFQNSVNPWGILFHPVAIEKLIHAAFNDTVFTTEDVFCVNEIWSCFDTHSDLNALDAESIVEDINKKTAIFKQNLQQASHFVITLGTAWVYRFNKTNKIVANCHKIPQANFTKQLLSVQDCVSALQNITQNIKQINPNIQLIYTVSPVRHIKDGFVENQRSKAHLITALHEYLCQNNQAYYFPSYEIMMDELRDYRFYNTDLLHPNQMAIDYIWERFTENCIHPEMYQTMKKVDEVQKGLAHKPFNPYAYAHQLFLDKLALKLDDLLEQYPFMNFR, encoded by the coding sequence ATGCAGTTACAAACTATAGTGCCTATTAACCAACTGACAAATAAAATAAATTATCATTCAAAAATTGTTAGTGTGGGTAGTTGTTTTGCGGTTAACATAGCACAAAAATTAACGCAATTTCAATTTCAAAATTCTGTAAATCCATGGGGTATTTTGTTTCATCCAGTTGCTATAGAAAAGCTGATACATGCAGCTTTTAACGATACCGTTTTTACAACAGAAGATGTTTTTTGCGTAAACGAAATTTGGAGTTGTTTTGATACACATTCTGATTTAAATGCTTTAGATGCAGAATCGATTGTAGAAGATATCAACAAAAAAACAGCGATTTTTAAACAAAATTTGCAACAAGCATCACATTTTGTAATTACCTTAGGAACAGCATGGGTGTATCGTTTTAATAAAACCAATAAAATTGTGGCAAATTGCCATAAAATTCCTCAAGCTAACTTTACAAAACAGTTGCTTTCGGTTCAAGATTGTGTAAGCGCTTTGCAAAATATAACACAAAATATTAAACAAATAAATCCAAACATTCAGTTAATTTACACCGTTTCTCCGGTTAGGCATATCAAAGATGGTTTTGTAGAAAATCAACGCAGTAAAGCGCATTTAATTACGGCATTACATGAGTATTTGTGTCAAAATAATCAAGCGTATTACTTTCCTTCTTATGAAATTATGATGGATGAATTGCGTGATTATCGCTTTTATAATACCGATTTATTGCATCCAAATCAAATGGCAATCGATTATATCTGGGAACGATTTACCGAGAATTGTATTCACCCAGAAATGTATCAAACCATGAAAAAAGTTGATGAGGTGCAAAAGGGCTTGGCGCATAAACCATTTAATCCGTATGCCTATGCACATCAGCTTTTTTTAGATAAATTAGCATTAAAATTAGATGATTTGCTAGAACAATATCCATTTATGAATTTTAGATAA
- a CDS encoding DUF4230 domain-containing protein, translating into MTKRSLLFAFVCMLFGGVLTFYIMRKVDKENEVVPDTELIQQQMKNVSKLVVNEAKIAQIYNYKDQKSFMNLMSFDKKALVVVNADVQIVYDLSKLEYTIDAANKIVKITHIPTEEIKIWPDVKIYDVEESRFNTFEGADYNAIQENVKKQFKAKILKSNIQANAKNRLISELSKFLVVTKSLGWSLRYQDKNINQTSDFTSALPL; encoded by the coding sequence ATGACAAAACGTTCCTTACTATTTGCTTTTGTTTGTATGCTATTTGGGGGTGTACTTACTTTTTATATAATGCGAAAGGTTGATAAAGAAAACGAAGTAGTACCTGATACCGAATTAATTCAGCAACAAATGAAAAACGTAAGTAAATTGGTAGTAAACGAAGCTAAAATAGCTCAGATTTACAACTATAAAGATCAAAAATCGTTTATGAATTTAATGAGTTTTGATAAAAAAGCTTTAGTTGTTGTTAATGCCGATGTACAAATAGTGTACGATTTATCAAAGTTAGAATACACAATAGACGCAGCAAATAAAATTGTAAAAATAACACACATACCTACCGAAGAAATAAAAATTTGGCCCGATGTTAAAATTTACGATGTAGAAGAATCGCGCTTTAATACTTTTGAAGGTGCCGATTATAATGCAATACAAGAAAATGTAAAAAAACAATTTAAAGCCAAAATTTTAAAATCGAACATTCAAGCAAATGCAAAAAATAGATTGATTAGTGAACTAAGTAAATTTTTAGTTGTTACCAAATCGTTAGGATGGTCGTTGCGATATCAAGATAAGAACATCAACCAAACGTCAGATTTTACAAGTGCTTTGCCATTGTAA
- a CDS encoding T9SS type A sorting domain-containing protein: MKYKYLYILLLFIVTSLGANAQTVKNNVVAEPNKSENSLEKVQIYPNPVTGGKIYIATETNTTKVIEMYDMLGKRIFITDMSGFQKELNVNNLKTGVYILKITEKNNSITRKVIIK, from the coding sequence ATGAAATACAAATACTTATATATACTACTGTTGTTTATTGTTACAAGTTTAGGCGCAAATGCACAAACAGTAAAAAACAATGTGGTAGCAGAGCCAAATAAAAGCGAAAACTCGCTAGAAAAAGTACAAATATACCCTAACCCTGTAACGGGCGGTAAAATTTATATTGCAACCGAAACCAATACAACAAAGGTTATTGAAATGTACGATATGCTTGGAAAACGCATTTTTATTACCGATATGAGTGGTTTTCAAAAAGAATTAAATGTAAACAACCTAAAAACGGGGGTTTATATTTTAAAAATCACCGAAAAAAATAACAGCATTACCCGTAAAGTAATCATTAAATAA
- a CDS encoding LuxE/PaaK family acyltransferase has translation MFTPQDIISIQTTKEFQKVALKVFRYQFQHNPIYQKYCLLLKKSPENVKQIHQIPFLPIEFFKTQNILSSTQSIQATFTSSGTTGAITSKHHVTDLDFYEYSFRSAFSKFYGNIEDYVVLALLPSYLEREGSSLIYMAKDFIEGSNHPKSGFYLNNYNELAQIITELDKNGENVLLIGVTYALLDLIELQPFQLKNTIIMETGGMKGKRKEMIREELHGLLTNGFGVEKIHSEYGMTELLSQGYSFGDGIFECPPWMDVLIRDTEDPLTIVEDGKTGGINVIDLANINSCAFIATQDLGKKHPDFSFEVLGRFDNSDIRGCNLMVY, from the coding sequence GTGTTTACACCTCAAGACATTATTTCCATACAAACCACAAAAGAATTTCAAAAAGTGGCACTAAAGGTATTTCGTTACCAATTTCAGCACAACCCTATTTATCAAAAATACTGTTTGTTGTTAAAAAAAAGTCCTGAAAATGTAAAGCAAATACACCAAATTCCTTTTTTACCAATTGAATTTTTTAAAACGCAAAATATTTTAAGTTCAACTCAAAGTATACAAGCTACTTTTACAAGCAGTGGTACTACTGGAGCTATTACATCTAAACACCACGTTACCGATTTAGATTTTTACGAATATAGTTTTAGAAGTGCCTTTTCAAAATTTTATGGCAATATAGAAGATTACGTTGTTTTAGCGCTGTTGCCGTCGTATTTAGAACGCGAAGGCTCGTCGTTAATTTATATGGCTAAAGACTTCATAGAAGGCTCTAATCACCCCAAATCGGGATTCTATTTAAACAACTACAACGAATTAGCGCAAATAATAACCGAATTAGATAAAAACGGTGAAAATGTATTATTAATAGGTGTTACTTATGCTTTGCTTGATTTAATAGAACTGCAGCCTTTTCAATTAAAAAACACCATTATTATGGAAACGGGTGGCATGAAAGGTAAACGTAAAGAAATGATTCGTGAAGAATTACACGGACTACTAACTAACGGTTTTGGAGTTGAAAAAATTCATTCGGAATACGGCATGACCGAATTACTTTCGCAAGGTTATTCTTTTGGCGATGGGATATTTGAATGCCCCCCTTGGATGGATGTTTTAATTCGCGATACCGAAGACCCGCTAACTATTGTTGAAGATGGAAAAACAGGCGGTATTAACGTAATTGATTTAGCAAATATAAATTCTTGTGCGTTTATAGCAACTCAAGATTTAGGCAAAAAACACCCCGATTTTTCGTTTGAAGTATTAGGCAGGTTTGATAATTCTGACATACGTGGTTGTAATTTAATGGTTTATTAA
- a CDS encoding TPM domain-containing protein, which yields MSTFKKIFTLFVLCMPFWVWAQFNIPEKPSSTTKQTSVYDYANLLPANEKQLLEQKLIKYADTTSTQIVIAIIPSLNGEYEGTLAPKWAHKWRIGQADKDNGVFILLAEKERKIWIAPGYGLEHLLTAGINGEITRNYIIPEFKKGDYYAGLDIGTTKLMELFSGTYQENRQVSDESGGGFFIFLALITIIIVFIIASKSGGKGNNRGSNGPDLSDIIILSRMGRGGNGGFFGGGFGGGSSGGGFGGGFGGGFGGGGFSGGGAGGSW from the coding sequence ATGAGTACTTTTAAAAAAATATTCACACTTTTTGTTTTATGCATGCCTTTTTGGGTTTGGGCACAATTCAACATTCCCGAAAAACCTTCAAGCACTACAAAACAAACAAGTGTATATGATTACGCTAATTTACTACCCGCTAACGAAAAACAATTATTAGAACAGAAACTAATAAAATATGCCGATACCACATCTACACAAATTGTAATAGCAATTATCCCTAGTTTAAATGGTGAATACGAAGGTACACTTGCTCCTAAATGGGCACATAAATGGAGAATTGGCCAAGCCGATAAAGACAACGGTGTATTTATTTTATTAGCCGAAAAAGAACGAAAAATTTGGATAGCTCCAGGTTACGGTTTAGAACACCTTTTAACTGCCGGTATAAATGGTGAAATTACTAGAAACTACATTATACCAGAATTTAAAAAAGGTGATTACTACGCTGGACTAGATATTGGAACTACTAAATTAATGGAACTTTTTTCGGGTACTTATCAAGAAAACAGACAAGTATCCGATGAAAGCGGTGGTGGCTTTTTTATTTTTTTGGCATTAATTACAATTATAATTGTATTTATTATTGCTAGTAAATCAGGCGGTAAAGGAAACAACCGTGGCAGCAACGGTCCCGATTTATCAGACATTATTATTCTAAGCCGAATGGGGCGTGGTGGTAATGGTGGCTTTTTTGGTGGCGGCTTTGGCGGCGGTTCGTCGGGTGGTGGCTTTGGTGGAGGATTCGGTGGCGGCTTTGGCGGCGGCGGATTCTCTGGTGGAGGTGCCGGTGGCAGTTGGTAA
- the alaS gene encoding alanine--tRNA ligase, which yields MKSQDIRKKFLDFFESKGHLIVPSAPIVLKDDPTLMFNNSGMAQFKEYFLGNGTPKSQRIADTQKCLRVSGKHNDLEDVGFDTYHHTMFEMLGNWSFGDYFKKEALAWAWEFLTEVLKIDKDRLYVSVFEGNDAENVPFDQEAFDIWKQFVSEDRIILGNKKDNFWEMGDQGPCGPCSEIHVDLRTNEEREKVSGRELVNADHPQVVEIWNNVFMEFNRKADGSLEKLPAQHVDTGMGFERLCMAMQGVTSNYDTDVFTPLIREVETIANVKYGANEKTDIAIRVIVDHVRAVAFAIADGQLPSNTGAGYVIRRILRRAIRYGFTFLDRKEPFIYKLVEVLSNQMGEFFPEIKSQQNLVTQVIKEEEASFLRTLEQGLVLLDTIIASTTNKEVSGKKAFELYDTFGFPIDLTALILREKGYTLNEADFEAELQKQKERSRAASKVTTGDWEVLYDDAVEEFVGYDVTTAKVKITRYRKVENQKLGEMYQLVFNLTPFYPEGGGEIGDQGFIEASNGEVVYIEDTKKENNVIIHFTKTLPRKLDDTFTAVVSQDFRKNVSSNHSATHLLHQALRAVLGTHVEQKGSLVSNTYLRFDFSHFAKVTEDELQQVEDFVNARIQDALPLVERRNIPFQQALDEGAMALFGEKYGDTVRAIKFGKSMELCGGIHVQNTKDIWHFMITSESAVAAGVRRIEAITGEFAKQFLMDQNQLLHNVKGLLKNPQDVLKSVTSLQDENTKLKKQVEQLLKDKAKNLKGELLAEFTEINGVQFLAKQVDLDANGAKDLVHELGQNKTNLFVVLATVNDDKPMLTCYISKELVAEKGLNAGQIVRELGKHIQGGGGGQAFFATAGGKNTAGVNDAIANAVNFIK from the coding sequence ATGAAATCACAAGATATTAGAAAGAAATTTCTTGATTTTTTTGAAAGTAAAGGGCATTTAATTGTTCCTTCGGCACCAATTGTTTTAAAAGACGATCCAACCCTAATGTTTAACAATTCGGGTATGGCCCAGTTTAAAGAGTATTTTTTAGGCAATGGTACTCCAAAAAGCCAACGTATTGCCGATACTCAAAAATGTTTGCGTGTATCGGGTAAACACAACGATTTAGAAGATGTAGGTTTTGATACCTATCACCACACCATGTTTGAAATGTTGGGTAACTGGTCGTTTGGCGATTATTTTAAGAAAGAAGCACTAGCTTGGGCTTGGGAATTTTTAACAGAGGTTTTAAAAATTGATAAAGACCGTTTGTACGTGTCCGTTTTTGAAGGAAACGATGCAGAAAATGTGCCTTTTGACCAAGAAGCATTTGATATTTGGAAACAATTTGTAAGCGAAGACCGAATTATTTTAGGTAATAAAAAAGATAATTTTTGGGAAATGGGAGATCAAGGTCCTTGTGGTCCTTGTTCTGAAATTCATGTTGATTTACGTACAAATGAGGAACGTGAAAAAGTTTCGGGTAGAGAGTTAGTAAACGCAGATCACCCACAAGTTGTTGAAATTTGGAACAACGTATTTATGGAATTTAACCGTAAAGCCGATGGTTCTTTAGAAAAATTACCTGCACAACATGTTGATACTGGAATGGGGTTTGAGCGCCTTTGTATGGCTATGCAAGGAGTAACATCAAACTACGATACCGATGTGTTTACACCATTAATTCGCGAGGTTGAAACCATTGCAAACGTAAAATACGGTGCCAATGAAAAAACCGATATTGCCATTCGTGTAATTGTAGATCACGTACGTGCGGTTGCCTTTGCTATTGCCGATGGTCAACTGCCATCGAACACTGGTGCTGGTTATGTGATTCGTAGAATTTTACGAAGAGCAATTCGTTACGGATTTACCTTTTTAGATAGAAAAGAACCGTTTATTTACAAATTGGTTGAAGTTTTAAGTAACCAAATGGGCGAGTTTTTCCCAGAAATTAAATCGCAACAAAATTTAGTAACACAAGTTATTAAAGAAGAAGAAGCGTCGTTTTTGCGTACTTTAGAACAAGGTTTGGTTTTGTTAGATACCATAATTGCATCAACCACAAATAAAGAAGTTTCTGGAAAAAAAGCATTTGAATTATACGATACTTTTGGGTTTCCTATTGATTTAACAGCTTTAATTTTACGCGAAAAAGGATATACTTTAAACGAGGCTGATTTTGAAGCTGAATTGCAAAAACAAAAAGAACGTTCTAGAGCAGCATCCAAAGTTACTACTGGCGATTGGGAGGTTTTATATGACGATGCAGTTGAGGAATTTGTTGGTTATGATGTTACAACTGCTAAAGTAAAAATTACTCGTTACCGTAAAGTTGAAAATCAAAAGCTAGGCGAAATGTATCAATTGGTTTTTAATTTAACTCCTTTCTATCCTGAAGGTGGTGGTGAAATTGGCGATCAAGGTTTTATTGAAGCTTCAAACGGTGAGGTTGTTTATATTGAAGATACTAAGAAAGAAAACAACGTAATTATTCACTTTACTAAAACATTGCCAAGAAAGCTAGATGATACTTTTACTGCAGTTGTAAGTCAAGATTTTAGAAAAAATGTATCAAGTAACCACTCTGCAACACACTTGTTACACCAAGCTTTGCGCGCAGTTTTAGGTACACATGTTGAACAAAAAGGATCGTTAGTTAGCAATACTTATTTACGTTTTGATTTTTCGCATTTTGCAAAAGTTACCGAAGATGAACTACAGCAAGTTGAAGATTTTGTAAACGCGCGCATACAGGATGCATTGCCATTAGTTGAACGCAGAAACATTCCTTTTCAACAAGCGTTAGACGAAGGTGCAATGGCTTTATTTGGCGAAAAATATGGCGATACCGTTCGTGCCATTAAATTTGGTAAAAGTATGGAGCTTTGTGGTGGTATTCACGTGCAAAATACCAAAGATATTTGGCATTTTATGATTACATCAGAAAGTGCTGTAGCTGCCGGAGTTCGTAGGATTGAAGCTATTACAGGTGAGTTTGCAAAACAGTTTTTAATGGATCAGAACCAGTTGTTACACAACGTAAAAGGACTGTTGAAAAATCCGCAAGATGTTTTAAAATCGGTTACATCGTTACAAGACGAAAATACCAAGCTTAAAAAGCAAGTAGAGCAATTGTTAAAAGATAAAGCTAAAAACTTAAAAGGCGAATTGCTTGCCGAATTTACCGAAATTAATGGCGTACAGTTTTTGGCGAAGCAAGTAGATTTAGATGCTAATGGTGCTAAAGATTTAGTACACGAATTAGGTCAAAATAAAACCAATTTATTTGTAGTTTTAGCAACAGTAAACGATGATAAACCAATGTTAACTTGTTATATTTCTAAAGAATTAGTAGCAGAAAAAGGTTTAAACGCAGGACAAATAGTTCGCGAATTAGGTAAACACATTCAAGGCGGCGGCGGCGGACAAGCGTTTTTTGCTACAGCAGGTGGTAAAAATACTGCAGGTGTAAATGATGCCATTGCAAACGCTGTAAATTTTATTAAATAA
- a CDS encoding T9SS type A sorting domain-containing protein translates to MKKIYTLITLVAATLVANAQATLPVYEPYNYTAPGALQTQTGYTAMNSGDDVAIVAGNLTYTNLPASTGNKVNFAGSGIDTKYDITLTNSNTIYYSFLVKVNNISAATDANGGYFGGFGDSTTAFGATVWTKRVDDNTFKFGSEVRTATAAGTTWTTSDYNVGETYLVVGSYTFVAGADNDVAKLWINPTLGTTTEPTATIEDQWTANGDLSQILHFFLRQDSPAETPDLDIDELRIGTSWADVTPIDNSASTKENSIEGLNIFPNPANDVLNITSNSTAEKNVQLFDLTGKKVLDVTTVSQINVSTLKAGIYVAKINEAGKTATRKVIIK, encoded by the coding sequence ATGAAAAAAATTTACACTTTAATTACACTTGTGGCAGCAACATTAGTAGCTAATGCACAAGCTACTTTACCAGTTTACGAACCATATAACTATACTGCACCAGGTGCTTTACAAACACAAACTGGTTATACTGCAATGAACTCTGGTGACGATGTTGCTATAGTTGCTGGAAACTTAACTTACACTAACCTACCTGCTTCTACGGGCAATAAAGTAAATTTTGCAGGTTCTGGTATCGATACTAAATACGACATTACCCTTACAAATTCTAATACAATTTATTATTCATTTTTAGTTAAAGTAAACAACATTAGTGCTGCAACCGATGCAAATGGTGGATATTTTGGAGGTTTTGGTGATTCTACAACTGCATTTGGAGCTACTGTTTGGACAAAAAGAGTAGATGATAACACGTTTAAATTTGGTTCAGAAGTTAGAACAGCTACTGCAGCTGGAACTACTTGGACAACTAGCGATTACAACGTAGGTGAAACCTATTTAGTAGTTGGTTCTTATACTTTTGTTGCTGGTGCAGATAATGATGTTGCTAAATTATGGATTAACCCTACTTTAGGTACAACTACAGAACCAACTGCTACAATTGAAGATCAATGGACAGCAAACGGAGATTTATCACAAATTTTACATTTCTTTTTAAGACAAGATTCACCTGCCGAAACACCTGATTTAGATATTGATGAATTAAGAATTGGTACTTCTTGGGCTGATGTTACTCCTATTGACAATTCAGCTTCAACAAAAGAAAACAGCATTGAAGGTTTAAACATTTTCCCTAACCCAGCAAACGATGTGTTAAACATTACATCAAACAGTACTGCTGAGAAAAACGTACAATTATTTGATTTAACTGGTAAAAAAGTTTTAGATGTAACAACAGTTTCACAAATAAACGTTTCTACATTAAAAGCGGGTATTTATGTAGCAAAAATCAACGAAGCTGGTAAAACTGCAACACGTAAAGTAATTATTAAATAA
- a CDS encoding LemA family protein translates to MKKWLIIGAVIIGLLILFVSPYNGLVRSEEDVKRTWGDVETAYQRRSELIPNLVKTVQGAAEFEKSTLEAVMAARAKATQTTIDPANITPEKLAEFQQAQTGVSSALSRLLVTVERYPELKANQNFLKLQDELASTENQILTARTRFNEVVTPYNNKVRTFPTVITAKLFGFGEKPYFKSKEGAENAPEVNFDFK, encoded by the coding sequence ATGAAAAAATGGCTTATTATTGGCGCAGTAATTATTGGATTATTAATCTTATTTGTTTCGCCTTATAACGGTTTAGTACGTAGTGAAGAAGATGTTAAAAGAACATGGGGCGATGTGGAAACAGCTTATCAAAGAAGATCAGAATTAATACCTAACTTGGTAAAAACAGTTCAAGGCGCTGCCGAATTTGAAAAATCTACGTTAGAAGCTGTTATGGCAGCACGTGCTAAAGCAACGCAAACAACAATTGATCCCGCTAATATTACACCTGAAAAATTAGCTGAATTTCAACAAGCACAAACAGGTGTTTCTAGTGCGTTAAGTAGATTATTGGTTACTGTTGAACGTTATCCTGAATTAAAAGCAAACCAAAACTTCTTGAAATTACAAGATGAGTTAGCTTCAACCGAAAACCAAATTTTAACAGCACGTACACGTTTTAACGAAGTAGTTACACCTTACAACAATAAAGTAAGAACATTTCCTACAGTTATTACTGCTAAATTATTTGGTTTTGGCGAAAAACCATATTTTAAATCTAAAGAAGGTGCAGAAAATGCTCCTGAAGTAAATTTTGATTTCAAATAA